One Paramisgurnus dabryanus chromosome 8, PD_genome_1.1, whole genome shotgun sequence DNA window includes the following coding sequences:
- the LOC135771717 gene encoding uncharacterized protein — MFLSDVKSDSCLDIEITSSTSKERLTAQTLSCITCGKTFSSQRHLERHERKHTEQKLFTRSEISFTILQEKKLHSEDHREKKKKKKKQFHCAQGGKICVSSSDLNVHMRTHSGEKPFNCTECGKYFRTKQNLDIHQRVHTGEKPFKCSQCDKTFAQLRSLKAHTGDKPFKCSQCDMTFAQSGHLKAHERFHTGEKPFKCSQCDMTFTCSSNLKVHQRVHTGEKPYHCSLCGKSFSQRASLLNHKRIHTGEKPYKCPQCDMTFAQLGSLKSHQSLHTGEKPHYCNVCGKSFRQQFELIIHKRIHTGEKPFKCSQCDKMFSQSSHLISHQRVHTGAKPYVCAQCGKSLSGSSQLKVHQRVHTGEKPYHCSVCGKSFSLKATLLKHKRIHTGEKPFKCSQCDKTFTCSSNLKAHQRVHTGKKP; from the coding sequence atgtttctttcagatgtgaagagtgattcatgtttggatatagaaataacgtcctcaacatcaaaagagcgactgacagcacaaactctttcctgcatcacctgtggaaagacattcagctcacagagacatttagagagacatgagagaaaacacacagaacagaaactcttcaccagatctgagatcagctttactatcttacaagagaagaaacttcattcagaagaccacagagagaagaagaagaagaagaagaagcagtttCACTGTGCGCAGGGTGGGAAGATTTGTGTCTCTTCCTCTGATCTAAATGTtcacatgaggacacacagtggtgaaaagcctttcaactgcactgaatgtggaaAATACTTCAGAACCAAACAAAATCTTGATattcatcagagagttcacacaggagaaaaacctttcaaatgctctcagtgtgacaagacattTGCTCAGTTACGTTCATTGAAAGCCCATACAGGTGataaacctttcaaatgctctcagtgtgacatgaCCTTCGCTCAGTCAGGTCACTTGAAAGCCCATGAGAGatttcatacaggtgaaaaacctttcaaatgctctcaaTGTGACATGACGTTTACTTGttcaagtaacttaaaagtccatcagagagttcacactggagagaaaccttatcactgtagtcTCTGTGGTAAGAGTTTTAGTCAACGGGCTTCATTACTAAATCAcaagagaattcatacaggtgaaaaaccttacaaatgcccTCAGTGTGACATGACGTTTGCTCAGTTAGGTTCCTTAAAATCCCATCAGAGtcttcatactggagagaaacctcattactgtaatgtttgtggaaagagttttagaCAACAATTTGAATTAATAATTCAcaagagaattcatacaggtgaaaaaccttttaaatgctctcagtgtgacaagatgTTTTCTCAGTCAAGTCACTTGATatcccatcagagagttcacactggagcaAAACCTTACGTCTGTGCtcaatgtggaaagagcttGTCTGGTTCATCTCAATTAAAAGTTCATcaaagagttcatactggagagaaaccttatcactgtagtgtctgtgggaagagttttagtctaAAGGCTACCTTACTAAAGCAcaagagaattcatacaggtgaaaaacctttcaaatgctctcagtgcgACAAGACGTTTACTTGTTCAAGTAACTTAAAagcccatcagagagttcatactggaaaGAAACCTTAA